One window from the genome of Saimiri boliviensis isolate mSaiBol1 chromosome 2, mSaiBol1.pri, whole genome shotgun sequence encodes:
- the LOC120363168 gene encoding peptidyl-prolyl cis-trans isomerase A-like, which yields MVNPTVFFDIAVDGQPSGRVSFELFADKVPKTAENFCALSTGEKGFGYKGSCSHRIIPGFMCQGGDFTCHNGAGGKSIYGEKFDDENFILKHTGPGILSMANAGPNTNGSQFFICTVKTEWLDGKHVVFGKVKEGMNIVEPMERFGSRNGKTSKKITIADCGQL from the coding sequence ATGGTCAACCCCACCGTGTTCTTCGACATTGCCGTAGATGGCCAGCCATCGGGCCGCGTTTCTTTCGAGCTGTTTGCAGACAAGGTTCCAAAGACGGCAGAAAACTTTTGTGCTCTgagcactggagagaaaggatttggATATAAGGGTTCCTGCTCTCACAGAATTATTCCAGGGTTTATGTGTCAGGGTGGTGACTTCACATGCCATAATGGCGCTGGTGGCAAGTCAATCTACGGGGAGAAATTTGATGATGAGAACTTCATCCTAAAGCATACAGGTCCTGGCATCTTGTCCATGGCAAATGCTGGACCCAACACAAACGGTTCCCAGTTTTTCATCTGCACTGTCAAGACTGAGTGGTTGGATGGTAAGCATGTGGTCTTTGGCAAGGTGAAAGAAGGCATGAATATTGTGGAGCCCATGGAGCGCTTTGGGTCCAGGAATGGCAAGACCAGCAAGAAGATCACCATTGCCGACTGTGGACAACTTTAA